A window of Diadema setosum chromosome 2, eeDiaSeto1, whole genome shotgun sequence contains these coding sequences:
- the LOC140246182 gene encoding mannose-1-phosphate guanylyltransferase catalytic subunit beta-like translates to MKALILVGGYGTRLRPLTLSRPKPLVEFCNKPMLLHQVEALAEVGVKEVVLAVSYRAEMLENELKAQEQRLGIKITMSHEKEPLGTAGPLALAHDILREDNEPFFVLNSDISCEFPFSQMLAYHRAHGKEGTIVVTKVEEPSKYGVVVYNSTGQIERFVEKPPVFVSNKINAGLYIFSAGVLDRIQLKPTSIEKEVFPHMAEDGQLYAMELQGFWMDVGQPKDFLIGMCLYLTSIKQKHPERLYTGPGVVGNVLVDPTAKIGANCRIGPNVVVGPGVTIQDGVCIKRSTVLRDTVIKSHAWIQSSILGWKCCIGQWVRMENVSVLGEDVTVKDELYINGGRILPHKSISQSVSDPQIIM, encoded by the exons ATGAAGGCTCTCATCCTAGTAGGTGGATATGGAACACGGTTGCGACCTCTGACCTTGAGTAGACCCAAGCCACTTGTTGAATTTTGCAACAAACCCATGTTGTTGCATCAAGTAGAGGCATTGGCTGAG GTTGGTGTGAAGGAAGTGGTACTTGCAGTCAGTTACAGGGCGGAGATGCTGGAAAATGAACTCAAAGCACAAGAGCAAAGG CTTGGAATCAAAATCACAATGTCACATGAGAAGGAGCCACTGGGGACAG CTGGACCCCTTGCTCTGGCGCATGACATCCTACGAGAGGACAATGAACCATTCTTTGTTCTAAACAGCGACATTAGTTGTGAGTTTCCCTTCTCTCAGATGCTGGCTTACCATAGAGCACATGGCAAAGAGGGAACCATAGTG GTCACGAAAGTCGAAGAACCGTCCAAATATGGTGTTGTCGTGTACAACTCAACAGGGCAGATCGAGCGTTTTGTGGAGAAGCCACCCGTCTTTGTCTCAAACAAGATCAATGCAGGTCTCTATATATTCAGTGCTGGTGTGTTGGATAGAATACAG tTAAAACCAACCTCCATAGAGAAAGAAGTCTTCCCTCACATGGCAGAAGATGGACAGCTGTATGCCATGGAACTACAAG GATTTTGGATGGACGTTGGTCAGCCCAAGGACTTCCTGATTGGCATGTGCCTCTACCTTACGTCCATCAAACAGAAACACCCAGAGAGGTTGTACACAGGACCAGGTGTTGTTGGAAATGTTCTTGTG GACCCCACAGCTAAGATCGGTGCCAACTGCAGGATAGGTCCCAACGTGGTGGTTGGGCCGGGCGTGACGATTCAGGACGGGGTGTGCATCAAGCGGAGCACCGTCCTGAGGGACACCGTCATCAAGTCGCATGCTTGGATCCAGTCCTCCATCCTGGGATGGAAGTGCTGTATAGGACAGTGG GTGCGTATGGAAAACGTGTCCGTGCTTGGAGAGGATGTGACAGTCAAGGACGAACTGTACATCAACGGAGGCCGCATTCTACCGCACAAGTCCATTAGCCAGTCGGTGTCCGATCCTCAGATCATCATGTGA